From one Cucurbita pepo subsp. pepo cultivar mu-cu-16 chromosome LG17, ASM280686v2, whole genome shotgun sequence genomic stretch:
- the LOC111778566 gene encoding rop guanine nucleotide exchange factor 3-like, which produces MEKFSISDQKFHLGFCPSSSSMDLNDPSTVSETSGQSPPSLAYSFSYCRTSSDASAFSDPTTDDTSFCTEPSPAIPARKYKLTAGDKPDDQDAMDSETEMMKERFAKLLLGEDMSGSGKGVCTAVTISNAITNLYATVFGQNLKLEPLPAEKKAMWKREMACLLSVCDYILEFFTESQTLDDGTTMEVLNSRQRSDIYLNLPALEKLDMMLLDILDSFHDTEFWYAEKGSMSSNSNSNHSKSASFRRLSLQKEEKWWLPVPCIPSCGLSEKARKQLKNNREFANQIHKAAMAINSTILAEMDIPESYIDTLPKSGKTSIGDTMYRYMYSADKFSPDHLLDCLNIGSEHDALELADRIEASMYTWRRKACLSHSKSSWELVKDLMAEGDKGDKNTILAERAESLLLSLKQRFPELSQTTLDTSKIQYNRDVGQAVLESYSRVLEGLAFNVVAWIEDVLFAYRSL; this is translated from the exons ATGGAGAAATTCTCCATCTCCGACCAAAAATTTCATCTGGGTTTCTGcccttcctcctcttccatgGATCTAAATGACCCATCCACCGTTTCTGAAACTTCCGGCCAATCTCCGCCCAGCCTCGCCTACTCTTTCTCTTACTGCAGAACCAGCTCCGACGCCTCTGCCTTCTCCGACCCCACCACCGACGATACCAGTTTCTGTACTGAGCCCTCTCCAGCGATTCCCGccagaaaatataaactcacCGCCGGAGATAAACCCGACGATCAAGACGCCATGGATTCCG AAACAGAGATGATGAAGGAGAGATTTGCGAAGCTTTTGCTCGGAGAAGACATGTCCGGAAGTGGGAAAGGGGTTTGCACGGCGGTTACAATCTCAAACGCCATTACTAATCTCTATG CGACGGTGTTCGGACAGAATCTGAAACTGGAGCCGTTGCCGGCGGAGAAGAAGGCGATGTGGAAGAGAGAAATGGCTTGTCTGTTATCTGTTTGTGATTACATTCTTGAGTTCTTCACTGAATCTCAAACCTTGGACGATGGAACAACAATGGAG GTTTTGAACAGCCGACAAAGGTCAGATATATACCTAAACCTTCCAGCATTGGAAAAGCTTGACATGATGCTCTTG GACATTTTGGACAGTTTTCACGACACTGAGTTTTGGTATGCTGAAAAAGGAAGCATGTCGTCGAACTCGAACTCGAACCATTCAAAATCGGCTTCGTTTCGCCGACTTTCGTTgcagaaagaagagaaatggtgGTTGCCAGTTCCTTGCATTCCTTCGTGTGGTCTATCAGAGAAAGCAcgaaaacaactaaaaaataacCGTGAATTTGCAAATCAAATCCATAAAGCTGCTATGGCGATTAACAGTACTATTCTTGCTGAAATGGATATTCCCGAGTCATACATCGACACTCTTCCAAAG aGTGGAAAGACGAGTATAGGCGATACGATGTACCGTTATATGTATAGTGCTGACAAATTCTCGCCCGATCATTTGCTCGATTGCTTGAACATAGGATCTGAACACGATGCGCTCGAACTTGCAGACCGGATCGAGGCTTCAATGTATACATGGAGAAGGAAAGCATGTCTAAGCCACTCAAAATCATCGTGGGAATTGGTAAAAGATCTAATGGCTGAAGGTGATAAAGGTGACAAGAACACTATCTTAGCTGAAAGAGCTGAGAGCTTGCTTTTGTCCTTGAAGCAACGGTTCCCCGAACTTTCTCAAACAACCTTAGACACTAGCAAGATTCAATACAACAGG GACGTAGGACAAGCAGTGTTGGAGAGTTACTCGAGGGTGTTGGAAGGACTGGCATTCAACGTTGTGGCATGGATTGAAGATGTTCTTTTTGCTTATAGGTCCCTATGA
- the LOC111778569 gene encoding uncharacterized protein LOC111778569 isoform X1 yields the protein MSSNMERPQKSRPPEIVKLNDAAKLAAELMSKMTNCEWKETANDNKSTVVEPENRPPRLGLGAKISSQFRNGPSNDPLDRKLYAKLDAGKKQAARKMLEDTPVLNNEDDDDNDDEEESKTAMFDKKRAPTRVTMPPFWTKKKRR from the exons ATGAGTAGCAACATGGAAAGGCCGCAGAAATCTAGACCTCCCGAAATTGTTAAGTTGAATGACGCAGCGAAATtg GCAGCGGAGTTGATGAGTAAGATGACAAATTGCGAATGGAAAGAAACTGCAAATGATAATAAATCAACCGTGGTAGAGCCCGAAAATCGACCTCCTAG ACTTGGACTTGGAGCCAAAATAAGTAGCCAGTTCAGAAATGGACCTTCTAATGACCCACTTGATAGAAAGTTATATGCCAAGTTGGACGCTGGGAAAAAGCAAGCTGCTAGAAAGATGTTGGAGGATACTCCTGTACTTAACAATGAAGATGATGACGACAacgatgatgaagaagagagTAAAACTGCCATGTTCGATAAGAAGCGAGCACCAACTCGAGTAACTATGCCTCCTTTCTGGACCAAGAAAAAACGGAG GTAG
- the LOC111778569 gene encoding uncharacterized protein LOC111778569 isoform X2 has product MSSNMERPQKSRPPEIVKLNDAAKLAAELMSKMTNCEWKETANDNKSTVVEPENRPPRLGLGAKISSQFRNGPSNDPLDRKLYAKLDAGKKQAARKMLEDTPVLNNEDDDDNDDEEESKTAMFDKKRAPTRVTMPPFWTKKKRR; this is encoded by the exons ATGAGTAGCAACATGGAAAGGCCGCAGAAATCTAGACCTCCCGAAATTGTTAAGTTGAATGACGCAGCGAAATtg GCAGCGGAGTTGATGAGTAAGATGACAAATTGCGAATGGAAAGAAACTGCAAATGATAATAAATCAACCGTGGTAGAGCCCGAAAATCGACCTCCTAG ACTTGGACTTGGAGCCAAAATAAGTAGCCAGTTCAGAAATGGACCTTCTAATGACCCACTTGATAGAAAGTTATATGCCAAGTTGGACGCTGGGAAAAAGCAAGCTGCTAGAAAGATGTTGGAGGATACTCCTGTACTTAACAATGAAGATGATGACGACAacgatgatgaagaagagagTAAAACTGCCATGTTCGATAAGAAGCGAGCACCAACTCGAGTAACTATGCCTCCTTTCTGGACCAAGAAAAAACGGAGGTAG
- the LOC111778571 gene encoding signal peptide peptidase-like 4, whose product MNSREDVITAVLLGLLLTLRLVSAGDIVHQDTVAPARPGCENNFVLVKVPTWVNGAAAIEYVGVGARFGPTLESKEKHATHTRVALADPPDCCSMPKNKLTGEVILVRRGNCSFTKKANIAENANASAILIINNSKELFKMVCEENETDVTIGIPAVMLPQDAGDSIERNLKNHISVSVQLYSPLRPVVDVAEVFLWLMAVGTVLVASYWSAWTAREAAIEHDKLLKDGSDELLQTEATGSSGYIDINTTAAILFVVIASCFLVMLYKLMSSWFLEVLVVLFCIGGAEGLQTCLVALLSCFRWFEHAAESYIKVPFFGAMSHLTLAVFPFCLAFAVLWAYYHKISFAWIGQDILGIALIVTVLQIVRVPNLKVGTVLLSCAFLYDIFWVFVSKWWFHESVMIVVARGDKSGEVGIPMLLKIPRMFDPWGGYSIIGFGDIILPGLVVAFSLRYDWLAKKKLRAGYFVWAMTAYGTGLLITYVALNLMDGHGQPALLYIVPFTLGTFLTLGKQRGDLKILWTRGEPERPCPHIQLQPSFQH is encoded by the exons ATGAATTCGCGGGAAGATGTAATTACTGCGGTGCTTTTGGGTTTGTTGCTGACTTTGAGGCTGGTTTCTGCTGGGGATATAGTTCATCAGGACACTGTCGCACCTGCGCGCCCTGGTTGTGAGAATAATTTCGTTCTG GTGAAAGTCCCTACTTGGGTTAATGGTGCAGCGGCCATTGAATATGTTGGTGTTGGTGCTCGATTTGGCCCGACCTTGGAATCAAAGGAAAAACATGCTACTCATACTAGAGTTGCTCTGGCAGATCCTCCTGATTGTTGTAGTATGCCTAAGAATAAG CTGACTGGGGAGGTGATTTTGGTACGACGTGGAAACTGTAGTTTCACAAAGAAGGCAAATATTGCAGAAAATGCTAATGCTTCAGCCATCCTCATCATTAATAACAGTAAAG AACTTTTCAAGATGGTCTGTGAGGAGAATGAAACTGATGTAACCATAGGCATACCTGCTGTCATGCTCCCTCAAGATGCTGGTGATAGTAttgagagaaatttgaagaaccaCATCTCAG TATCTGTGCAACTTTATTCCCCACTTCGACCAGTAGTAGACGTCGCTGAAGTATTTTTGTGGCTTATGGCTGTTGGTACTGTCTTAGTGGCTTCTTATTGGTCTGCATGGACTGCACGAGAAGCAGCTATCGAGCATGATAAGCTGTTGAAG GATGGTTCAGATGAGTTGCTGCAGACGGAAGCCACTGGTTCCAGTGGTTACATAGATATTAACACTACAGCTGCAATTCTCTTTGTCGTGATCGCTTCATGTTTCTTGGTTATGCTCTACAAATTAATGTCTTCCTGGTTTCTTGAAGTTCTCGTGGTTCTATTTTGCATCGGCGGTGCAGAG GGACTGCAAACTTGCTTGGTGGCTTTGTTGTCATG TTTCAGATGGTTTGAACATGCTGCTGAGTCATATATCAAAGTACCCTTCTTTGGAGCCATGTCCCATCTGACGTTGGCAGTTTTTCCTTTCTGCTTAGCGTTTGCTGTTCTTTGGGCTTACTATCACAAAATATCTTTTGCTTGGATAGGCCAAGACATCCTT GGTATTGCGCTCATAGTGACCGTTCTCCAGATTGTTCGAGTTCCTAATCTCAAG GTTGGGACGGTTCTCCTCAGCTGTGCCTTTTTGTACGACATTTTTTGGGTATTCGTCTCGAAATGGTGGTTCCACGAGAGCGTTATGATAGTG GTTGCTCGTGGTGATAAGAGTGGAGAAGTTGGTATACCCATGCTGCTTAAGATTCCACGGATGTTTGATCCTTGGGGAGGGTACAGCATTATCGGATTTGGTGATATTATCTTGCCTGGACTTGTAGTCGCATTTTCACTAAG ATATGATTGGCTTGCGAAGAAGAAACTCCGAGCAGGTTACTTTGTTTGGGCAATGACTGCTTATGGCACAG GCCTACTCATCACTTACGTAGCTTTGAATTTAATGGACGGACATGGCCAACCAGCTTTGCTTTACATAGTTCCGTTCACCCTTG GCACATTTTTGACACTGGGAAAGCAAAGAGGGGATCTTAAGATACTATGGACAAGAGGAGAACCAGAAAGGCCTTGCCCACACATCCAACTCCAACCCTCCTTTCAACATTAA
- the LOC111778990 gene encoding DExH-box ATP-dependent RNA helicase DExH18, mitochondrial has translation MVRGLATTLLRISSSRKCDSRFRIFTWNRLLHSSGQYVDHRILQSNPERPFSSTSNQVWFRLLSQSSRFGAFNSFNVRGFSFIGKHKEDNENDDDTVSGSNVVEVGEYDADVGKNVSFEIDTCDSVMITGGDDCSEGSICGTIVDDSKNGGNDLRSSKLRNYETIRLSDPVELYRELRGVGRGGAKPEQSEWLTLQEIFRYFAKSGWASNQALGIYIGLSFFPTAVHKFQSFFFKKCSTDVVKYLVFLGPSNDAVKFLFPIFVEYCLEEFPDEIRRFRSMVDSADLTKPHTWFPFARAMKRKIIYHCGPTNSGKTYNALQRFMEAKKGIYCSPLRLLAMEVFDKVNAHGVYCSLLTGQEKKLVPFSSHIACTVEMVSTDEMYEVAVVDEIQMMSDSYRGYAWTRALLGLKADEIHLCGDPSVLNVVRKICSETGDELHEQHYGRFKPLVVEAKTLLGDLRNVRSGDCIVAFSRREIFEVKLAIEKLTKHRCCVIYGALPPETRRHQANLFNDQDSEFDVLVASDALGMGLNLNIRRVVFYNLAKYNGDKVVPVPASQVKQIAGRAGRRGSRYPDGLTTTLNLDDLDYLIECLKQPFDDVQKIGLFPCFEQVELFAGQVSNVTFCQLLEKFSENCRLDGSYFLCRHDHIKKVANMLEKVQGLSLADRFNFCFAPVNVRDPKAMYHLLRFASSYSHNVPVNIAMGMPKGSARNDMELLDLETKHQVLSMYLWLSQHFKEETFPYVKKAKVMATDIADLLGQSLTKANWKPESRQAGKPKSQSKEGHEKPRSPVSLYEKQAI, from the coding sequence ATGGTTAGAGGCCTTGCAACTACTCTTTTAAGGATTTCCTCTTCAAGAAAATGTGACTCTCGGTTTAGGATTTTTACATGGAATAGATTGCTACATTCTAGTGGACAGTATGTTGATCATAGAATTCTCCAAAGTAATCCAGAGCGTCCTTTCTCAAGCACTTCGAATCAAGTTTGGTTTAGATTGCTTTCTCAGAGCTCAAGGTTTGgagcctttaatagtttcaatGTGAGAGGATTCTCATTCATAGGTAAGCACAAGGAAGATAACGAAAATGATGATGATACTGTAAGTGGTTCAAATGTGGTAGAAGTTGGGGAGTACGATGCAGATGTTGGAAAAAATGTTAGCTTTGAGATTGATACTTGTGATTCAGTGATGATTACAGGTGGGGATGATTGCAGTGAGGGTAGCATTTGCGGTACCATTGTGGATGATTCTAAAAATGGTGGCAATGACCTAAGGTCATCAAAATTGAGGAATTATGAGACTATCAGATTGTCTGATCCCGTTGAATTATATCGTGAGCTTCGTGGTGTTGGACGGGGCGGTGCAAAGCCAGAACAATCTGAATGGTTAACTCTTCAAGAGATATTTCGCTACTTTGCAAAATCTGGTTGGGCTAGCAATCAGGCTCTTGGTATTTACATTGGCTTGTCATTTTTTCCAACGGCTGTACATAAGTTTCAAAGCTTTTTCTTCAAGAAATGTTCTACTGATGTTGTGAAGTATTTGGTGTTTCTTGGTCCTTCAAATGATGCtgtcaaattcctttttccaatATTTGTTGAATACTGTTTAGAAGAGTTTCCAGATGAGATTAGGCGGTTTCGAAGTATGGTTGATTCAGCTGACCTTACTAAGCCACACACCTGGTTTCCGTTTGCACGAGCAATGAAGCGTAAAATTATATACCATTGTGGTCCAACTAATAGTGGTAAAACTTACAATGCCTTGCAAAGGTTTATGGAAGCGAAGAAAGGGATTTATTGCAGTCCTCTTAGGTTATTGGCAATGGAAGTGTTTGATAAGGTGAATGCTCATGGTGTTTATTGTAGCCTTCTCACAGgacaagaaaagaaacttgTACCATTTTCTAGTCATATTGCCTGTACAGTTGAAATGGTGTCGACAGATGAGATGTATGAGGTTGCTGTAGTTGATGAGATTCAGATGATGTCAGACTCATATAGAGGATATGCATGGACAAGGGCTTTGCTTGGCTTGAAAGCTGATGAGATTCACTTATGTGGGGATCCTAGTGTTCTAAATGTTGTTCGTAAGATCTGTTCCGAAACTGGGGATGAGTTGCATGAACAACACTATGGGAGGTTTAAGCCATTGGTTGTTGAAGCTAAAACGCTACTAGGTGATCTTAGAAATGTTAGATCTGGTGATTGTATTGTTGCCTTTTCAAGAAGGGAGATATTTGAGGTTAAGTTGGCAATTGAGAAGCTCACCAAACATCGATGTTGTGTTATTTATGGTGCTTTACCACCAGAGACTCGTAGACATCAAGCAAATTTGTTTAATGATCAAGATAGTGAATTTGATGTGCTTGTTGCGAGTGATGCACTGGGAATGGGGCTAAATCTTAATATTAGGAGAGTTGTGTTTTACAATCTGGCAAAGTACAATGGGGACAAGGTTGTACCAGTTCCTGCTTCACAAGTTAAGCAGATTGCTGGGAGAGCAGGGCGCAGAGGAAGTCGCTACCCAGATGGACTTACAACCACATTAAATTTGGATGATCTTGATTACTTGATTGAATGTTTGAAACAACCGTTCGATGATGTTCAAAAGATTGGTCTCTTTCCTTGCTTTGAGCAAGTTGAGCTATTTGCAGGGCAAGTCTCTAATGTTACATTCTGTCAGCTATTGGAAAAATTTAGTGAAAATTGTCGTCTAGATGGTTCTTACTTTTTATGCCGACATGATCATATAAAGAAAGTTGCAAATATGTTGGAGAAGGTCCAAGGATTATCTCTAGCAGATCGTTTTAACTTTTGTTTTGCCCCTGTTAATGTTAGAGATCCGAAGGCTATGTACCATCTTTTGAGGTTTGCTTCGTCGTATAGTCACAATGTTCCAGTGAACATTGCAATGGGCATGCCCAAGGGTTCTGCTCGAAATGATATGGAGCTATTGGATCTTGAGACGAAGCATCAAGTATTGTCGATGTATCTTTGGCTGTCCCAGCACTTCAAGGAAGAAACTTTTCCTTACGTCAAGAAGGCCAAGGTGATGGCAACAGATATTGCTGACTTATTAGGTCAATCTTTGACAAAAGCTAATTGGAAACCAGAATCAAGGCAAGCTGGGAAACCTAAGTCTCAGAGCAAAGAAGGGCATGAAAAGCCAAGGTCTCCCGTTAGCTTGTATGAGAAGCAAGCTATTTGA